The nucleotide sequence CAAAGATATAAAATAAAATAAAACAACTTACTGAATATTATATTTTGATAATTTTTTATTGACATCAGGTAAGTTACTACGCTGAAAACCAACACTATAGCTATTATTAATTGTGGAATTATTACAGGAATACTTTCGTTGTAGAATAAAATAATGTTAAAAGGAAGGATGAGCAATCCAATATATGTTCGATATGTAACTTTTTGTAAGTTAAATTGTTCTACAAACTCTTCAATGTTAAAAGCAGTGGCAATGATTTTTTCAATCAAATATTTTGATAAAATGAAGAAAACAACAAAAGTAATTATTTGGATATAAAGAAGGTAATCTGTTTTAGATGCATAGCCAAAAATAGTCAAGGTTAATTGAATGAAAAAAGCAAAAGAAATGGCGTGTACAATAAATAAAGAAAGAGTAAACCCACTCATTAAATGACTAGAGTCACGGTATATTTTGGAGTATTTGTCTGAAAATATAAGTTTCATAAAATCTCCAAAACGATTCTCGTTTGTCGATTTGGTAACCGTAATAAGCAAAAAAGACAATACAAATAATATTGTAGCCCAATCCTTGCTTTCAACTATCCTCGGATGAAGTAAATGTTCTGTCATAGTGGAGCAAAATTAGTAATTTTTTGATTCAAACTTTTTATTATAGATTTATTATCATACAAATGCATTAAAAAGTTTACTTTTGCGGTGAAATTAGTTGAAATATGAGC is from Flavobacterium sp. NG2 and encodes:
- a CDS encoding DUF4271 domain-containing protein; the protein is MTEHLLHPRIVESKDWATILFVLSFLLITVTKSTNENRFGDFMKLIFSDKYSKIYRDSSHLMSGFTLSLFIVHAISFAFFIQLTLTIFGYASKTDYLLYIQIITFVVFFILSKYLIEKIIATAFNIEEFVEQFNLQKVTYRTYIGLLILPFNIILFYNESIPVIIPQLIIAIVLVFSVVTYLMSIKNYQNIIFSKLFYFILYLCTLEIAPYFLMYYWYTKSIA